From Streptomyces sp. TLI_053, a single genomic window includes:
- the rpe gene encoding ribulose-phosphate 3-epimerase, whose product MAQINPSILSADFARLAQEAEAVRGSDWLHVDVMDNHFVPNLTLGVPIVESLARATDIPLDCHLMIEDPDRWAPQYVEAGAGSVTFHAEAAAAPVRLAREIRAKGARASMALKPATPIEPYEDLLPELDMLLIMTVEPGFGGQSFLDIMLPKIRRTRELIAKHGLELWLQVDGGVSASTVERCAEAGADVFVAGSAVYGAEDPAAAVAKLRTLAEGATTDAWWACAH is encoded by the coding sequence ATGGCGCAGATCAACCCCAGCATCCTGTCCGCGGACTTCGCCCGCCTCGCCCAGGAGGCCGAGGCGGTGCGCGGCTCGGACTGGCTGCACGTCGACGTGATGGACAACCACTTCGTGCCGAACCTGACCCTCGGCGTCCCGATCGTCGAATCGCTCGCCCGGGCCACCGACATCCCGCTCGACTGCCACCTCATGATCGAGGACCCGGACCGCTGGGCGCCCCAGTACGTCGAGGCGGGCGCCGGCTCGGTCACCTTCCACGCCGAGGCCGCCGCCGCCCCCGTCCGCCTCGCCCGCGAGATCCGCGCCAAGGGCGCCCGGGCGTCGATGGCGCTCAAGCCGGCCACGCCGATCGAGCCCTACGAGGACCTGCTGCCGGAACTCGACATGCTGCTGATCATGACCGTCGAGCCCGGCTTCGGCGGCCAGTCGTTCCTCGACATCATGCTGCCGAAGATCCGCCGGACCAGGGAGCTCATCGCCAAGCACGGCCTCGAGCTGTGGCTCCAGGTCGACGGCGGCGTGTCGGCGAGCACCGTCGAGCGCTGCGCCGAGGCTGGCGCGGACGTCTTCGTCGCCGGCTCCGCCGTCTACGGCGCCGAGGACCCGGCCGCCGCGGTCGCCAAGCTGCGCACCCTCGCGGAGGGCGCCACCACCGACGCCTGGTGGGCCTGCGCGCACTGA
- a CDS encoding AAA domain-containing protein — translation MTQAEQPYPVPELLAAVQAEIRAERRDEAKDAEKAALSDGRPVSASEGRYEYLFGCDRWPGSFDGGPVLVRPAQARGAWIPAEASPMPDGRVRLVVSEGLPPGARNVQVRKDDSAGLLVLAERLEAAGAEDGGIRVESAGWVVGQGAPTVALAADPERWVAGWHGLKLNPRQRTAVAQALASEVLFLWGPPGTGKTDVVGHIVEGNVRQGHTVLFLAPTKVAVDQALERICDLLEAEQGFAEGLVQRAGEIELPSLRERYGDFVDPARVAGRVSAQLDGAAREAREALRHLRAGVALYDEVRELEQRLDRDRSARQEAAGSAGTAERDALRAEAEAARLRLAVSEVGDPRGLFAARREQRLTALRADLTRATEAASTSQYVGAAARKQAEELAARIGATSGTLAGLRPRLVGLPAYTTLVREAGTLQERIQDLDRQLSRIKQTVRSRCRVMGATVAKAVQSRKLLDRVDVVVVDEAGMVDLPSAWLAAGLAGKRLVVAGDFRQLPAVTKGDGDRRATEEERAHARDWTARDAFHAAGLVSGNGSVRQDPRLVALDTQYRMREAICRVVNVVAYPDAPLATGRADGSRIPANPLVDAPVILVDTSKQRIPGPDYRANTVNEAVVHELVRGLQYEGVLPGRKWGSAETAPGERATDRLAVIAPYRAQVRALKGSLKYRFGEDYEGLVDTIHRFQGSQRPIVVFDTAVGAGKDPGIFYAGTGLSSQTCRLLNVALSRAQDHLIVVADVEHLRKHLSPHSEARAMLDHLESRAQVISADQLIPTRDAAQLSVLSDEELARPAFFPADEVQKAVEWDIARARTSIEVHCAFLDPTPVRHWSALLGARAADGVRVVVHTRSPEEQREEAGAARHRKQIDILRAAGCQVGFRDRMHEKVLILDDSVLWHGSLNLLASSGPTDLMMRFTDPASCERVARVIDRARKERPAWNPRAAGDAASGVRVAPSPRAATGAAGIRPGDVVDGRLYLNVPYGEKDDAKRLLKAGWDKPNRLWYVDAARVTREQAARWLP, via the coding sequence ATGACGCAGGCCGAGCAGCCCTATCCGGTTCCCGAACTCCTGGCCGCCGTGCAGGCGGAGATCCGGGCGGAACGCCGCGACGAGGCGAAGGACGCGGAGAAGGCGGCGCTCTCGGACGGGCGGCCGGTGTCCGCCTCGGAGGGTCGTTACGAGTACCTCTTCGGGTGCGACAGGTGGCCGGGGTCCTTCGACGGCGGCCCCGTCCTCGTGCGTCCCGCCCAGGCACGTGGCGCCTGGATCCCCGCCGAGGCCTCCCCGATGCCGGACGGGAGGGTCCGGCTGGTGGTGAGCGAGGGGCTGCCGCCCGGGGCGCGCAACGTGCAGGTGCGGAAGGACGATTCGGCGGGGCTGCTGGTACTCGCCGAGCGGCTGGAAGCCGCGGGTGCGGAGGACGGCGGCATCCGGGTCGAGAGCGCCGGTTGGGTCGTCGGGCAGGGCGCGCCGACGGTGGCGCTGGCGGCGGACCCCGAGAGGTGGGTCGCCGGCTGGCACGGGCTGAAGCTCAACCCGCGTCAGCGGACCGCGGTCGCCCAGGCCCTGGCGAGCGAGGTGCTGTTCCTCTGGGGGCCGCCGGGGACGGGGAAGACCGATGTCGTCGGCCACATCGTGGAGGGCAACGTCCGGCAGGGGCACACCGTTCTCTTCCTGGCACCGACCAAGGTCGCCGTCGATCAGGCGCTGGAGCGGATATGCGACCTGCTGGAGGCCGAGCAGGGCTTCGCCGAGGGCCTCGTCCAGCGGGCCGGGGAGATCGAACTGCCGTCGCTCCGCGAGCGGTACGGGGACTTCGTCGACCCGGCCCGGGTCGCCGGCCGGGTCTCGGCGCAGCTGGACGGAGCGGCGCGGGAGGCGCGGGAGGCGCTGCGGCACCTCCGGGCGGGCGTTGCGCTGTACGACGAGGTCCGGGAGCTGGAGCAGCGTCTCGACAGGGACCGGAGCGCCCGCCAGGAGGCGGCCGGATCCGCCGGGACCGCGGAACGCGACGCACTGCGGGCCGAGGCCGAGGCGGCCCGGCTGCGGCTGGCCGTCAGTGAGGTGGGGGACCCGAGAGGTCTCTTCGCCGCGCGGAGGGAGCAGCGGCTCACCGCGCTGAGGGCGGACCTGACGCGGGCGACCGAGGCCGCCTCCACGTCCCAGTACGTCGGAGCGGCCGCCCGGAAGCAGGCGGAGGAGCTCGCGGCCCGGATCGGCGCGACGAGCGGGACCCTCGCGGGCCTGCGGCCCCGGCTCGTCGGCCTTCCCGCGTACACGACGCTCGTCCGCGAGGCCGGCACTCTTCAGGAGCGCATCCAGGACCTCGACCGGCAGCTTTCCCGCATCAAGCAGACCGTCCGGTCCCGGTGCCGGGTCATGGGGGCCACGGTCGCCAAGGCGGTGCAGTCGCGCAAGCTGCTCGACCGGGTGGACGTCGTGGTGGTGGACGAGGCGGGCATGGTGGACCTGCCCTCGGCCTGGCTGGCGGCCGGTCTGGCGGGGAAGCGGCTCGTCGTGGCAGGCGACTTCCGGCAGCTGCCCGCCGTCACCAAGGGGGACGGCGACCGGAGGGCCACCGAGGAGGAGCGTGCGCACGCCCGGGACTGGACCGCGCGCGACGCCTTCCACGCGGCCGGCCTGGTGAGCGGGAACGGCTCCGTGCGCCAGGACCCGCGCCTGGTGGCACTGGACACCCAGTACCGCATGCGTGAGGCGATCTGTCGGGTGGTCAACGTCGTGGCGTACCCGGACGCGCCGCTCGCGACAGGGCGCGCCGACGGCAGCCGCATCCCGGCCAACCCGCTGGTGGATGCCCCCGTGATCCTCGTCGACACTTCCAAGCAGCGGATCCCGGGCCCCGACTACCGCGCGAACACCGTGAACGAGGCCGTCGTCCACGAACTCGTCCGCGGCCTCCAGTACGAGGGAGTGCTCCCCGGCCGCAAGTGGGGGAGCGCGGAGACCGCACCGGGGGAGCGCGCGACGGACCGGCTGGCGGTCATCGCGCCCTACCGGGCACAGGTCAGGGCACTCAAGGGGAGCCTGAAGTACCGGTTCGGGGAGGACTACGAGGGTCTGGTGGACACCATCCACCGGTTCCAGGGCAGTCAGCGCCCGATCGTCGTCTTCGACACCGCGGTCGGCGCCGGAAAGGACCCCGGCATCTTCTACGCCGGAACCGGTCTCTCCTCCCAGACCTGCCGCCTGCTGAACGTCGCGCTCAGCCGGGCCCAGGACCACCTGATCGTGGTGGCCGACGTCGAGCACCTGCGCAAGCACCTCAGCCCGCACAGCGAGGCCCGGGCCATGCTCGACCATCTGGAGAGCCGTGCCCAGGTGATCTCGGCCGACCAGTTGATCCCGACCCGTGACGCGGCTCAGCTGTCGGTCCTGTCGGACGAGGAGCTGGCACGGCCTGCCTTCTTCCCCGCCGACGAGGTGCAGAAGGCCGTGGAGTGGGACATCGCCCGCGCCCGGACCAGCATCGAGGTCCACTGCGCCTTCCTCGATCCGACGCCGGTGCGCCACTGGTCGGCGCTGCTGGGCGCCCGTGCGGCCGACGGAGTGAGGGTCGTCGTCCACACCCGGTCGCCGGAGGAGCAGCGGGAGGAGGCCGGGGCGGCCCGTCACCGGAAGCAGATCGACATCCTCAGGGCGGCCGGCTGTCAGGTGGGCTTCCGTGACCGCATGCACGAGAAGGTGCTCATCCTCGACGACTCCGTGCTCTGGCACGGCTCGCTCAACCTGCTCGCGAGCAGTGGACCGACCGACCTGATGATGCGCTTCACCGACCCCGCGTCCTGCGAACGGGTCGCCCGGGTCATCGACCGGGCCCGCAAGGAGCGGCCCGCGTGGAACCCGCGGGCGGCGGGGGACGCGGCGAGCGGCGTGAGGGTTGCTCCGTCCCCGCGCGCCGCTACCGGTGCGGCGGGCATACGCCCGGGGGACGTCGTCGACGGGCGGCTCTATCTCAATGTCCCGTACGGCGAGAAGGACGACGCGAAGAGGCTCCTCAAAGCCGGCTGGGACAAGCCGAACAGGCTCTGGTACGTCGATGCCGCGCGAGTGACCAGGGAGCAGGCCGCCCGCTGGCTCCCCTGA
- a CDS encoding LmbU family transcriptional regulator yields MRRADRPDDVRILGRRTGRGSELSRDQTSLALPARLPIDAWMRIGQDLGTAADSATWWLGDWLVYGQDRYPERYRRAIDETALDYQTLRNYAWVARKFPPGRRRPVLSMQHHAEVASLDPEVQDNWLDRAQQGRWSRNELRRRIRTATTPGAGARPIAVELRLAVTQARHGLWEDAADRANRDLSAWVLEVLDAAARRATEDRERMRIAEAG; encoded by the coding sequence ATGCGAAGGGCGGATCGGCCGGACGACGTGAGGATTCTGGGAAGGCGTACCGGGAGAGGGTCGGAACTCTCCAGGGACCAGACCTCGCTCGCCCTCCCGGCCAGGCTCCCGATCGACGCGTGGATGCGCATCGGGCAGGATCTCGGAACCGCGGCGGATTCCGCGACCTGGTGGCTCGGCGACTGGCTGGTCTACGGCCAGGACCGATATCCCGAACGCTACCGACGGGCCATTGACGAAACCGCGCTGGATTACCAGACGCTGCGGAACTACGCCTGGGTCGCCCGGAAATTCCCGCCGGGCCGCCGCAGGCCGGTGCTGAGCATGCAGCACCACGCCGAGGTCGCCTCGCTGGATCCCGAGGTGCAGGACAACTGGCTCGACCGGGCGCAGCAGGGCCGTTGGTCCCGCAATGAACTCCGCCGCCGGATCCGCACCGCCACCACGCCCGGCGCGGGCGCTCGCCCCATCGCGGTCGAACTCCGGCTCGCTGTCACCCAGGCCCGCCACGGCCTCTGGGAGGACGCCGCCGACCGGGCCAACCGCGATCTCTCCGCCTGGGTGCTGGAGGTGCTCGACGCCGCCGCGCGCCGGGCCACCGAGGACCGTGAGCGGATGCGGATCGCCGAGGCGGGCTGA
- a CDS encoding phytanoyl-CoA dioxygenase family protein, translating to MTVSANPDLVGVFREDGFVFAGTLLSADDVDAYRAIYDRFLSGEIESGDKRSDLGSHAPRAEGAEAGVENITQIMWPSALHPPILDLPLHERGLALARELIGDDAMLDFDMLIHKAPHTAVPTPWHQDAAYWIDLPDTRAVSLWVALDDTGPDNGCMWYVKGSHTRPLRPHRPTSDGKNIECDCSEDEPGATAVPVTAGQGIAHSGTTLHYSRGNTSDRVRRAYILNYRPAAMIRLEREQGSDHGLNDNERKVRNAGADGTDSVDGSAGNGGTAGATR from the coding sequence ATGACCGTCAGCGCGAACCCCGACCTGGTCGGCGTATTCCGGGAGGACGGATTCGTCTTCGCCGGAACCCTGCTCTCCGCCGACGACGTCGACGCGTACCGGGCGATCTACGACCGCTTCCTCAGCGGTGAGATCGAGAGCGGCGACAAGCGCTCCGACCTCGGCTCGCACGCGCCGCGGGCCGAGGGCGCCGAGGCCGGCGTCGAGAACATCACCCAGATCATGTGGCCCTCCGCGCTCCACCCGCCGATCCTCGACCTGCCGCTGCACGAACGCGGACTCGCCCTCGCCCGCGAGCTGATCGGCGACGACGCGATGCTCGACTTCGACATGCTGATCCACAAGGCCCCGCACACCGCGGTGCCCACCCCCTGGCACCAGGACGCCGCGTACTGGATCGACCTGCCGGACACCCGGGCCGTCTCGCTCTGGGTGGCCCTCGACGACACCGGGCCGGACAACGGCTGCATGTGGTACGTGAAGGGCTCGCACACCCGGCCGCTGCGCCCGCACCGCCCCACCAGCGACGGCAAGAACATCGAGTGCGACTGCTCGGAGGACGAGCCCGGGGCCACCGCGGTGCCGGTGACGGCCGGTCAGGGCATCGCGCACTCCGGCACCACCCTGCACTACTCCCGCGGCAACACCAGCGACCGCGTGCGGCGGGCGTACATCCTCAACTACCGCCCCGCGGCGATGATCCGGCTGGAGCGCGAGCAGGGGTCGGACCACGGCCTGAACGACAACGAGCGCAAGGTCCGCAACGCCGGCGCGGACGGCACCGACAGCGTGGACGGGAGCGCCGGAAACGGCGGGACCGCCGGCGCCACCCGCTGA
- a CDS encoding NAD(P)-dependent oxidoreductase, protein MDASTDSSKDSRTDARGDSARVRLSGAVMSHPKRAEEARRLADADPRGRVLVIMDPEPDGRPTALRVAPLSWSCVAPDATHHLVLQDDVVLAEGFYEHAERAAAAAPGEAIALYAGWEARNGAVARLAALAGAPWAYTLQEHVPCQALMLPAEAARGYEAYQREHGGGWPYDVVVQRYLNAIGMPVRFCTPSTVQHDDLPSLAGNTYHGFRQATLFTGAAGPAEADGPCPRFPVVPFYQYGEARCAVLRGTEWEYLETERQLARTGLLDACLAALAAAGPDAAAGLPDGAGRAVWLTAFALGAVTADLPEPDPGIAAAVMETLGSGGLCEEFTAAELLAAAPAVRDLALTALAAGRRAGADPAARTPRPAPLARVAVTGGDPAFARQLARLLADAGHGTGEGAGHGTGRGAGHDAVQPAGRPSAGDLDGVRYVVHLGRPEDDGLLADVLAAAAKAGVERVVYAGSSAVYRGIRERTVTEELPAAAPADPVALAWWREEQAVLAWGAEHGVAVQLLRLADPVGRYAPQDSPLVRWVNLAWTRRPLALNPLGRHQVLDHRDLADALRAVLAAPPARPVFNVASAAFDEQELAGFLADVSRRTPWEWVQDPTVDRWTMATDLIGAELHWQPSAELRESMRALAQWWACDIHGDYTVAASVPAVPGAPNGPDARA, encoded by the coding sequence ATGGATGCCAGTACGGACAGCAGTAAGGACAGCCGCACGGACGCCCGTGGCGACTCGGCCCGGGTACGGCTGAGCGGCGCGGTGATGAGCCACCCCAAGCGTGCGGAGGAGGCGCGGCGGCTCGCCGACGCCGACCCCCGGGGCCGCGTCCTCGTGATCATGGACCCCGAGCCGGACGGCCGTCCGACCGCGCTCCGGGTGGCGCCGCTCTCCTGGTCCTGCGTGGCGCCCGACGCCACCCACCACCTGGTGCTGCAGGACGACGTGGTGCTCGCCGAGGGCTTCTACGAGCACGCCGAGCGCGCCGCCGCGGCGGCCCCCGGCGAGGCGATCGCCCTCTACGCGGGCTGGGAGGCCCGCAACGGTGCCGTCGCCCGGCTCGCCGCGCTCGCCGGCGCGCCCTGGGCGTACACCCTCCAGGAGCACGTGCCCTGCCAGGCGCTGATGCTGCCCGCCGAGGCCGCCCGCGGCTACGAGGCGTACCAGCGGGAGCACGGCGGCGGCTGGCCCTACGACGTGGTGGTGCAGCGCTACCTGAACGCGATCGGCATGCCGGTGCGCTTCTGCACCCCCAGTACGGTGCAGCACGACGACCTGCCCAGCCTCGCCGGCAACACCTACCACGGCTTCCGGCAGGCGACCCTGTTCACCGGCGCGGCCGGTCCGGCGGAAGCCGACGGGCCGTGCCCGCGCTTCCCGGTGGTGCCCTTCTACCAGTACGGCGAGGCCCGCTGCGCCGTCCTGCGGGGCACCGAGTGGGAGTACCTGGAGACCGAGCGGCAGCTCGCCCGCACCGGCCTGCTGGACGCCTGCCTGGCCGCCCTCGCGGCCGCCGGCCCGGACGCCGCGGCAGGTCTGCCGGACGGCGCCGGCCGGGCCGTGTGGCTGACCGCGTTCGCCCTCGGCGCCGTCACCGCGGACCTGCCGGAGCCGGACCCGGGGATCGCCGCCGCGGTCATGGAGACGCTCGGATCGGGCGGTCTGTGCGAGGAGTTCACCGCCGCCGAACTGCTCGCGGCGGCCCCGGCGGTGCGCGACCTCGCGCTGACCGCGCTCGCCGCAGGCCGCCGCGCCGGAGCCGACCCGGCCGCCCGCACGCCCCGCCCGGCCCCGCTCGCCCGGGTGGCCGTCACCGGTGGCGACCCCGCCTTCGCCCGGCAGCTGGCCCGGCTGCTCGCCGACGCAGGACACGGCACCGGCGAGGGCGCAGGACACGGCACCGGCCGGGGCGCGGGCCACGACGCGGTGCAGCCGGCCGGGCGCCCGTCCGCCGGGGACCTCGACGGCGTCCGGTACGTGGTGCACCTGGGCCGCCCCGAGGACGACGGCCTGCTGGCCGACGTGCTCGCCGCCGCCGCCAAGGCCGGGGTGGAGCGGGTGGTCTACGCCGGGTCCTCCGCCGTCTACCGGGGCATCCGCGAACGGACCGTCACCGAGGAACTCCCGGCCGCCGCCCCGGCCGATCCGGTGGCCCTGGCCTGGTGGCGGGAGGAGCAGGCCGTCCTGGCCTGGGGCGCGGAACACGGCGTCGCCGTGCAGCTCCTGCGCCTCGCCGACCCGGTCGGCCGGTACGCGCCGCAGGACAGCCCGCTGGTGCGGTGGGTGAACCTGGCCTGGACCCGGCGACCGCTGGCCCTGAACCCGCTGGGCCGCCACCAGGTGCTGGACCACCGCGACCTCGCGGACGCGCTGCGCGCCGTGCTGGCGGCGCCGCCCGCCCGGCCGGTGTTCAACGTGGCTTCGGCGGCCTTCGACGAGCAGGAGCTCGCCGGGTTCCTGGCCGACGTCTCGCGCCGTACGCCCTGGGAGTGGGTCCAGGACCCGACGGTCGACCGCTGGACCATGGCGACCGACCTGATCGGGGCCGAACTCCACTGGCAGCCCTCGGCCGAGCTGCGCGAGAGCATGCGCGCCCTCGCCCAGTGGTGGGCCTGCGACATCCACGGCGACTACACCGTCGCCGCCTCCGTACCCGCCGTCCCCGGCGCCCCGAACGGGCCCGACGCGCGGGCGTGA
- the asnB gene encoding asparagine synthase (glutamine-hydrolyzing), with translation MSAIAGWVDFSHATPSHDPADPADGQDVVRAMTTALAGRGPDGEGLWSSAHAALGHRRTARDPHPQPVTAPGDTGPLAVLSFAGHLTNARALRDRLTAAGHRAVTGGEAEAVLQAYLAWGEDFVTRIEGSYALALWDPRREELLLVRDRMGVKPLFWAATPDGVLFGSEPKAVLAHPGFRRVLDADGLRDILSVARVPGHAIFRGLREVLPGALLRVGRTGATERRYWQLRVAGHSDDLATTVDTVRTLLEDAVAPHLDGEELPLSLLSGGLDSSTLTALAADLAHRQGRGPIRSLAVNDQEPGADGVAAQGNEDHHYARLMAEHAGTEHGEISLAGLDLLDPALRASVLAAYDIPINKGDQYASLRLLFGEARRHAAVALSGECGDDVFGGYNWNRLPEWIARPTFPWVAEGRPRFLGTDVVFDAGLLGKLDLAGYEEDCHRDAVAELAAADALADPVEARYREVTYLAHTRHTRVLFDRLDRLGSAAGLDIRVPFADPRLVEYTFNIPWEMKAFDGREKSLLRAAMKDLLPEPVAMRIKTPYPNLRDAGYDRVLRERLAGVVLDPDSPVAPLLAPGLRAAVARDGADALVKGVGRAALETALQTDAWLRAYGVELAL, from the coding sequence ATGTCCGCCATAGCCGGCTGGGTCGACTTCTCCCACGCCACCCCCTCCCACGACCCCGCGGATCCCGCGGACGGGCAGGACGTCGTCCGGGCCATGACCACCGCACTGGCCGGGCGCGGGCCCGACGGCGAGGGGCTGTGGAGCTCCGCGCACGCCGCCCTCGGGCACCGCCGCACCGCCCGCGACCCGCACCCCCAGCCGGTCACCGCCCCCGGCGACACCGGCCCGCTCGCCGTGCTCTCCTTCGCCGGCCATCTCACCAACGCCCGCGCGCTGCGCGACCGCCTCACCGCCGCCGGGCACCGCGCCGTCACCGGCGGCGAGGCCGAGGCCGTGCTCCAGGCGTACCTGGCCTGGGGCGAGGACTTCGTCACCCGGATCGAGGGCAGCTACGCGCTCGCCCTCTGGGACCCGCGCCGGGAGGAACTGCTGCTGGTCCGCGACCGGATGGGCGTCAAGCCGCTCTTCTGGGCGGCCACCCCGGACGGCGTGCTGTTCGGCTCCGAGCCCAAGGCCGTGCTCGCCCACCCCGGCTTCCGGCGCGTCCTCGACGCCGACGGCCTGCGGGACATCCTCTCCGTCGCCCGGGTCCCGGGCCACGCGATCTTCCGCGGCCTGCGCGAGGTCCTGCCCGGCGCGCTGCTGCGGGTCGGCCGCACGGGCGCGACCGAGCGCCGCTACTGGCAGTTGCGGGTCGCCGGCCACTCCGACGACCTGGCCACCACCGTCGACACCGTCCGCACGCTGCTGGAGGACGCCGTCGCCCCGCACCTGGACGGCGAGGAACTGCCCCTCTCGCTGCTCTCCGGCGGCCTCGACTCCAGCACCCTCACCGCGCTGGCCGCCGACCTCGCCCACCGCCAGGGCCGCGGTCCGATCCGCTCGCTCGCCGTCAACGACCAGGAGCCGGGCGCCGACGGCGTGGCGGCGCAGGGCAACGAGGACCACCACTACGCCCGGCTGATGGCCGAGCACGCCGGCACCGAGCACGGTGAGATCTCGCTCGCCGGCCTGGACCTGCTCGACCCCGCGCTGCGCGCCTCGGTGCTCGCCGCCTACGACATCCCGATCAACAAGGGCGACCAGTACGCCTCGCTGCGGCTGCTGTTCGGCGAGGCGCGCCGGCACGCCGCCGTCGCGCTGTCCGGCGAGTGCGGCGACGACGTCTTCGGCGGCTACAACTGGAACCGGCTGCCCGAGTGGATCGCCCGGCCGACCTTCCCGTGGGTGGCGGAGGGCCGTCCGCGCTTCCTCGGCACCGACGTCGTCTTCGACGCCGGACTGCTCGGCAAGCTCGACCTGGCCGGCTACGAGGAGGACTGCCACCGGGACGCCGTCGCCGAACTCGCCGCCGCCGACGCGCTCGCCGACCCGGTCGAGGCCCGTTACCGCGAGGTCACCTACCTCGCGCACACCCGCCACACCCGGGTGCTGTTCGACCGGCTGGACCGCCTCGGCAGCGCGGCCGGGCTCGACATCCGGGTGCCGTTCGCCGACCCCCGGCTGGTCGAGTACACCTTCAACATCCCCTGGGAGATGAAGGCGTTCGACGGCCGGGAGAAGAGCCTGCTGCGGGCGGCGATGAAGGACCTGCTGCCCGAACCGGTGGCGATGCGGATCAAGACGCCCTACCCCAACCTGCGGGACGCCGGCTACGACCGGGTGCTGCGGGAGCGGCTGGCCGGGGTCGTGCTGGACCCGGACAGCCCGGTCGCTCCGCTGCTCGCGCCCGGGCTCCGGGCGGCGGTGGCCCGGGACGGCGCGGACGCCCTGGTGAAGGGGGTCGGCCGGGCCGCGCTCGAGACCGCCCTGCAGACTGACGCCTGGCTGCGCGCGTACGGGGTCGAACTCGCGCTCTGA
- a CDS encoding MFS transporter — protein MAATLAAPPAPPARLWTRNFGFYFTARTMAVLGDTMIPVATAVAMLSLGFGVGAVGVALGAWMGAFALFVVFGGVFADRFHPRPQMIAADGARCAIQAGLALCLWLGHPPLWLLVLASVLGGLATAMFQPGLTSLVPQVATDPQQANGVLRVSQGVATMAGPALAGTLVAVVSPASVFAATAITFVVSGLCLTALRLPHVEPDRSASTLQNLREGWTEFRSRSWLWSVILIWWVLGVAVWGPITPVGAVSIIDAHGKAAFGWAESAFGVGCVLGGLVAIRLRPARPLFGGAVAMLLFPLMPLSAALVPPVPLLMAGYLVSGIGWAFWGVQWATSVQTRIPEDKLNRVAAYEIAGSILAVPLGQAVAGPVSGLVGVHRLLFLGAVVGLGCALALLAVRPVRRLTRAVD, from the coding sequence ATGGCCGCGACCCTGGCCGCGCCGCCCGCCCCGCCGGCCCGCCTGTGGACCCGCAACTTCGGGTTCTACTTCACCGCCCGCACCATGGCGGTGCTGGGCGACACCATGATCCCCGTCGCGACGGCCGTGGCGATGCTCTCGCTCGGCTTCGGGGTGGGCGCCGTCGGCGTCGCGCTGGGCGCCTGGATGGGGGCGTTCGCCCTGTTCGTGGTGTTCGGCGGGGTGTTCGCCGACCGGTTCCACCCCCGGCCGCAGATGATCGCCGCCGACGGGGCGCGCTGCGCGATCCAGGCCGGTCTGGCGCTCTGCCTCTGGCTCGGCCACCCGCCGCTGTGGCTGCTGGTCCTCGCGTCGGTGCTCGGCGGGCTCGCCACCGCGATGTTCCAGCCGGGGCTGACCAGCCTCGTGCCCCAGGTCGCCACCGACCCGCAGCAGGCCAACGGCGTGCTGCGGGTCAGCCAGGGCGTCGCCACGATGGCCGGCCCGGCCCTCGCCGGCACCCTGGTCGCCGTGGTCTCCCCGGCCTCGGTCTTCGCCGCGACGGCGATCACCTTCGTGGTCAGCGGGCTCTGCCTGACGGCCCTGCGACTGCCCCACGTCGAGCCCGACCGCAGCGCCTCGACCCTGCAGAACCTGCGCGAGGGCTGGACGGAGTTCCGCTCCCGCTCCTGGCTGTGGTCGGTGATCCTGATCTGGTGGGTCCTCGGCGTCGCGGTCTGGGGCCCGATCACACCGGTCGGCGCGGTCTCCATCATCGACGCCCACGGCAAGGCGGCCTTCGGCTGGGCGGAGAGCGCCTTCGGCGTCGGCTGCGTGCTCGGCGGCCTGGTCGCGATCCGGCTGCGCCCGGCCCGGCCGCTGTTCGGCGGGGCGGTGGCGATGCTGCTCTTCCCGCTGATGCCGCTGTCCGCCGCGCTGGTGCCGCCGGTGCCGCTGCTGATGGCGGGCTACCTGGTCAGTGGCATCGGGTGGGCGTTCTGGGGCGTCCAGTGGGCGACCTCGGTGCAGACCCGGATTCCGGAGGACAAGCTGAACCGGGTCGCGGCCTACGAGATCGCCGGTTCCATCCTGGCCGTGCCGCTCGGTCAGGCGGTGGCCGGTCCGGTCAGCGGCCTGGTCGGCGTGCACCGGCTGCTGTTCCTCGGCGCCGTGGTCGGGCTGGGCTGCGCGCTCGCGCTGCTCGCCGTCCGGCCCGTGCGCCGGCTGACCCGGGCCGTCGACTGA